ggccaCTTGGAGGAAGGGGCCAGCTCTTCATTAACTCCTGACCCACACTGGACTGTGGCAAAGCTCAACAGTGCAGCAAGGGAAGGTGCTCTCTCTTTTATGCTGGGGATTATATGagtatttatataaaaaaatggGATGGTGTACAGATACACATATGTAGACATACAAAAGCCAAATGTCAATTAAGTATTATAACCATATAAAAATGTAATCACTCAATATATAATATGTAGATTGACCCGGGAGTAATTCTATTATGCATTATAATATaatcattattttcattgtatATTTGTGCACACATGAACGTATCAAAGCAAGGCTGTTCTTGTTTCCTGTGTCCCTGGAGCTCTAAGAGCTCCCCAGTAGCTCCCAAGCCTTGGGCGAGACTCCAGGACCAACCTGAATTATTTAGTCTCTTGTCCCCAAGCTCTGCAGCCTGAGGTCAGGATGGGAACCTttcagggggctggggggacatGATTACCATGATTACCATGGTGATCTTCAGCGAGGCCAGGACTGGCACCTTTTGCTGGTCACATTCCCTGCTCAGAGAGGCTGCTCGGACAGGGCCGGGGGGGTgatgccctgccctgctcctggggggCAGACCCCGGCATCTCCTTGTAGGTCATGCCCTGGCTGCACATCAGCCACTGCCACATTCCCACTTCCAAGTGGAGGCGAAAACCAAATCCAGTTACACGTTAGAGATGGCCCAGGTCTCCTTTATATTTTCTcctctaaaaagaaaaagggtcGCAGCGAAACAGTTAGAAAAGCCCAACCAACCAGGAGCCCTCAGAGAAATTGTTCCCAGCACCCGTACAGGGAATCACACCGCCTGTAGTTGGGATCACCGGTCACACGGGGTCCTCCTAGCTCCGTCCTGCTCCCGTCCTCCAGCGCTTTCGATCGGACCGGGAAGGGTTGGACCGTGCCTGCGGCGAGGGCGGCGGctgccggccccggccccgcagcaTCCCGACCCCGCAGCATCCTGACCCGGCAGCATCCTGACCCCGCAGCATCCTGATCCCACAGCGTCCCGGCCCCACAGCATCCTGACCCCGCAGCATCCTCATCCCGCATCATCCTGACCCCGCAGCATCCTCATCCCGCAGCATCCTGACCCGGCAGCATTCTGACCCCGCAGCATCCTGATCCCACAGCGTCCCGGCCCCACAGCATCCTGACCTCGCAGCATCCTCATCCCGCAGCAACCTGACCCCGCAGCAACCTGACCCCGCAGCAACCTGACCCCACAGCATCCCGGCCCCACAGCATCCCGACCCCTGTCCCACAGcatgccagccctgcagcatctCGATCCTCATCCCGCAGCTTCCCGACCCCATCCTGCAGCATCCCGACTCCAGAGCTGGCCCCAGAGCACCCTGGTCCCAGCAATTCAGCTTTGGCACAGGCTGAGCGATTCCTGTCCCAAAATGCTCCAGTCCAGGCTGAAAGTGTTCACTTCAGAAATGCACAGTGccccttttctgtttgcatGGTTAggttttcctttggaaagctTTGGGTTTAGGCAAAGAAGAAACCAAGGGTATGACCTAAATGGTTTGGATTGTGGATGTTGTCTGTTTATAGAAGCAGCCCAAAGGTGGGTATTTCTAAAGGTCCTACATGACCCAAACCACACCTTTACAGGGTCCTGCTTTCAGAAGATCATGAccaaggctgcagggctgcatttGGTCCATTTGTGTGTGGCTGGGCTATTGATTGGGTCAGGTCTGATGGGGATGCCAGGACAGGCTGCCAGTCAAACAGCCATTCACAGCTGGGACCACCTCCCCATTGCCACTGTTGCAGGAAAGATTAGAAACCACCTGGCtaaagaaaaaagcccagagGCTTCTGTTCCCTCACTTTCACACCAAAGAAAGCCCAAAGCACTTCCCAGCCAGCCAGATACTGTCTAAACACCCAcagacagcacagctgggagtgaGTGTATCTGTCCTTGCCACTCACTGTGCCATCAGCTCTTTAGAGGTATACTGGCAGGGAAcagtattttggaaaaataaaaacaaaaacaaaacaaaaaaaatctaaatatgaCACTGCATCTGACCCCAAATTATGATTCATTACCAAAAGCGATGAAAAGATCTTGCAGTGATTTGAACAATGATTTTTCCAAGCAGAGGCAGCTCTAAGCAGGGAGCACAAGACTCCTGAGAAAGCAAGAGGAATGCTCTCCAAGCCTGAACGCTGCAGATGAGATTTGTTGCATCATATAATCTGTTTTTGTGCTTTGTGTTTCAGCTAGACGGGGGGAGATACCAAGACAGCATGAGAAGGGCCATTTCTTCAAGATCTCCAGTGCAGATTGGGAGAATCAGTCACACTGCCAGGATCCCCAGCAGCttcatttacttttctttttcattgctttGCTAAAGCCAATCTCCAATAGAGCAAGCAAGGAGGGAGTGTCAGCATATAGATGCCAGtcagaggcagagaggaaaaaggttAAGATATAACAGCTGAAAGTTGTTAGATGGAAACACCATTTTTTTACAGATACTGAGAGCACTGTGGTTTTATAAAACCTCCCATTGTATTGCACTAATAAGTCAAGTGTTTGCAGCCAAGGCAGCAGACACACTCTACAGCATCTATTACCAGTGTGTTTATTTACAAAGGCAGCCAGCAAGCCAAAGCcaaacagaaaagaggaaagactCTTATGGAGTCTTTCCATAAGAAATATGGACTGGCTATTATTTAAAATCCTAGGGCTTAgtttgtcattttcttttgtgttgcACTCAGTCCTCCCCGTTTTTTCTCCAAGGAATGATTATCCAAAGGCAACCAGGAAAAGGACTGTTTCCCTCTAGGTGTCTCTCTCCCTGTTTTtatcctcaattttttttcctctctctctcacacacacacacaaacatacacacacagactcTTCTGGCCTCCCAGTCCAACATTACTTCTCCATTACCACAGCAAtctcccacatcccagcccagTGTTCCCCCAAACACTTTATAACTTTTATAAAGGGGCTGCACACAGGAGCAGCCCATGCTCTCATGGGAAGAGAAGCCAGCAGGGCCCTGTCTGACCATCATCATCGTGGATTAAGTGATTTCATCAGAGCAGACACCTGCACCCATGCTGTCTGTATGGCTTTACAACTGTTGTCACCTGCTTTCAAAAAATGGGAGGTGTGGGGCCTGGATTTAATGGATTTGACCAGAAATCCAGAgacatgcacacacaggcacTGAGCACTCTGCTGTGGTAGTTCAGGGGAAAGACTGAGGACCTGCTGCAAGCCTTTCCTCTCTATCTTTGGAGTATTTTGCACCCCAACTGAGAACACGTGGAAGGAGAGGAACaaaaaatccctccagggataAAAATGTGGTCAGAGTAACACACCTCTGTGTGTTATATCCCCCTCAGTAGGGGATGGCACGAAGGACAGAGGAGaacaagacaaaaagaaaaagtgagagcaattttaaataaaaggaaaaagttacattaaattattgctttatttctgGCTCTATGCAAGTCTCTGATACACTCCACTCTGACCCCTGAGACTCCATATCTGCCCCCAAACGGCCCAGTAGGGAGGAGAAAGACCTGAAGGGATCCTGCCCAAAAATGGAGCCTTCCCAAGATTTGGATCTACAGAGGAGTCTCTTAATTACAAGAAAGTCCCCAGCCAAGGCAAGAAGTGTCCAGTCCCACCACCATTCCCTGTAGATATTGAAGGCTGGGagggaaatggaaggaaaatctCCAGCCCCAGTGTTTTGAGAAGTGTGCTTCCTCCAGAGCATGCATGAACAAGGCATCAGGAGGTGGAGCAGACCCTAACACAGGGAAGAAGTCAACCAAGAGATGAGCtcaaggcaggaggagagggattGTGGCAAGGTGAGAGTTATCCAGCTCTCCCTCACCTcttcccccacagcccctgcctcaCCGGATGCGGAGGTACGATGGGATGGAGTAATTGAATAACAAGTAGTCCATTTTGTATAAATTAAAGAGTCTCCTTTGGTAGAAGGGGCTAATGTCCTGGAAGAACTGGGCTGTCATGTCGTCTGTCGTCCTGGTGGTCTTGGAAGAAGCCGGGAACTTGACGCTCGTGTCGGCCCCCACCAGCTGCAGGATGTAGTTGGCATCTTCGGCCAAGGTCTCGTACTTGCCCACCACGTCGTAGTGGATGATGCAGGGGTGGCAGAGCGAGTGCACCCGCTCCCAGTGCTCGTTGAAAGGCTCCTCCTGCTGCGTCCGCGGATCCAGCAGGTAGTACACGAACTCCTCGAAGCGCACGTCGTCCCCACGCTCCAGGGCCCGGTCGCTGGGCTCCTGCCGGTGCCGCCGGATGATCTTGGTCCCGTAGCGCTTGTGGAAGGCCGTGTTGTAGCTGAGCGTGAACTTGTTGCGATAGGCCGAGACCAGCCGCTCGAAGGGCTCCCGCACGAAGACGAACTTGAGGTAGCTGCGCAGGCGGGCGTTGATCTCGGGAACGCTGTACTCGGACAGGGTGCGCAGGTTGGAGGGCACGTGGGCCTCGTGGGCGGGGATTTCCAGGGGGTCCTGGTACTTGCCTTGCCCCGTCAGGACCATCATCACCCGCTTCCAGTTAGTGCAGGCCACTTTGGGCACGTAGCAGTAGAGCAGCCCGTGCGTGTCGTCCACCACCAAGTGCCGCAAGTCGTCCGGCTGCAGGAGACGCCGTTTGCGGGTGTAACGGCTGCAGATGTTGCTCAACATCTCCCGTCTCTGCTGGTGAACTGCCTGCAGGGACGACTGCTcaaactggggagaaaaaacccaacagagaTGGTCACCAGCTTGCCCAAGCTGACTGTGGCCTATACACAACACTTGTCCCACAGTTGTCCCCAGTCTCCCCTTTACTGCATTGGTCAGTCACCCATGTGGGATTTTGGAGACAGCACTCACTTTGAACACATCTTGATCTGGTGCACTTAATCCTTGGACAGGCTGGCATcaaaagaaaggacaaaatgTGACAAGGAGCTGGATGAGGAGAAAAATTGAATGGGGGTGAGGGAAGAAGGGGTGGTGCAGAGAGGGTCAataacagaacatttttttaaaagcagacacacacacactgggcTAATGTGCTCTCCCTTACACCAGTCTGGGGGCGATGTATGGCCCCAGGGGCAGAAAGCACAGCCTGTTTGCTGGCACAGGGCCCTGCAcacctcctgcctgctctggggcATTGCTGCCTCACACTGACACCCACACACATGTGTTTGCTGTGAACACCCAGCCAAGGGCAGAAATGTAGCAGAACATTTGGGCATGCTGGATGGAAATGGCCTGTGTGTTCTGCAAGGAAAGGCAAATGGAAATGGTCTCTAACGCTGATGATCAAACCCTGGTGACCAGGAGGGGAGCTGGAGATGAGGTGGGGTGGCAGGTATCATGGAGAAGAGCAAGGGGCTGAGTAGGTAGTGCTGGGGCCCTTCCTGAGAGCTTTGGGTTCCTTCTCCTGAGGGACTTCTTCCACACAGGCCAGTCCAATGCCTCAGCTCTGGTCACAGTTTCCTTTGGCTGCACGGACAAGGAACCAACACATGGTCCTTTAACCCTTCTGACCTTCACATCAAGaactggcagctgctgcactggCTTACCAGAAGCCCAGAGTCCCTTAACCCCTGACCCAGCTGAAACCCCCTTACAGATCTTGGGACGTGACCTTTCCTGTCATGGTTTTTGTCAGAAATTCCAAAATGTCATTAGAACATCTGGTGAAGGAAACCATTTCCAGGAAGTCAGAAGGGGAAggtcccctcctcctcctgcccactACATCCCTATTTTGCTCACAAAGGTTGGGAAATTTCGTGTTCCTCATTGCTGGGAACATCCAACAGCCTCGTCTGGGAATGGCAGCACCAAGCACCCGCTAACCTGGGGTGGCCCTGACCCCGCAGGGCTGTGGCTTTCATGCCATGCAGTGACCACTACCTCCCAACATCACTGTGGCTCCCACTTTGGGATTGTAAAGACAATCCTCCCAGGGCCAGAGGGTGCCACAGCAAACAGTTCTGCAGTTGCACAGGCGTGGTAAGCTCCAGATGAAGAGCAAGGGCAGGCCTTGCTGCCTACACggctgctgagagctgccacTGCCCAGGAATGCTAAAGGACACCTTTGGCCAGGCTTCAGGTGCCCCTCACTGCTCCCTGGGGACTAATGAGGTGTTTGGAGGGACAGTTGTATGGGCTTGTAAAGCTCCCGCCAGGAGCTGGGATACTAGGACAAGCTGTCCATCCTGTGGATGATCCAGCAGACCTGGATCTTCAGAGAGACACTAATGTCTGGGCAAACACTCCTTCTGCAATGCATGAACCACTCTCCAACCCTTTCGGATCTTATTTCCACAAAAGAAATAACCTTGTTCAGGTCACCTTAGTGACCACTTTCTCCAGGAACCTGTATGGGCAGTAATGTGAGACAGGGATAGGAGAAAGCATCCCATCTTTACTCCTTCCAACAGGGACATGATAAGGGAAAatgccaaaacaaacaaaattcagGTGAACAGATGCTAACTGCCAGCAAGGTATGACTTTGACATTGTTGGCTACGAGGCtacaaaaaaaatacagcacctAGGGAGATGATAACCACAGCTGAAGAAGCATTCTCATGCTGCCTTGCAACACAGCCAAACCTTTCAGtagaaatttcttttgtttggagCTTCCCCGTCAGCTTTCAGAATTGGAAAACCTTTTTTGCAAAGGCTTAGAAAAAGAGGCATTttaataatgtgattttttttcaggtgtttttcccTGCACTTCCATAATGCAAAATTATTGGAccagagagacagacagacagacactgtCTGCAGGCATGGCAACAAATAAATGTGACTACTTTTCAGCAGCCGCCCACTGGAATAAATGCATGTCTTGCAGTTATTTCAGAGCAAAATTGCTCccttcatttccttctctttaaaaGCCAGGGAAATTAAGTATCACTTCTAGGGAAATAGCACCATGAcattccagcagcaccaggcttTGTTGGCATCATGGCCTAGGGAGTccatatttgtaatttttcagaGAGCAAATGTACTTTGGCTGCTTACAGACATAAGAGCATCAACCCAGACAGTGACACAAAGCAACACATATGGGAAGAGCTGACTCTGGCTGTATGGGGCACTGCCCACGGGCactggggaagcagcaggggtGGCAGCCCACTGAGGGGCCACCAGCATTGCCCTCTGCTCTTGGGGTCTGCAGCACATGACAGCCCCATGGACAAGGGGAGATGCAGGGAACATTTGGTGGCTGGGGCATGTGGCATGGCACCCGTTGGAGGGTGGTTTCCCACAGGCCTTCCTGCAGGGAAGTTGTGGGTAAAGATCCCTCTGCAAAGGGAAGTGAGGCTGAATTAGGGGAAAACTGCCTGCCCAGggggaaatgcagcagaaagaaacaaagacttTTTACAGCTCCAACCACAAGCCCCACTGTGAAGGGCAAACAGGACACCTTCCCTAATTcctgcactgggagggactCACTAAGCCCACCTGGAGGGGAGTGATCCTTTGCCCAAGCTGTGCCTGGCTGCTCATTTCTCAGCAGGTGTagctggcacagctcagagTGATGGAGAGGCCTGAGATGTTCCAGGATTATAAATCCCCCATGGCTGAGTCCAGCTACATCTATGTAAACACATATATGTGCACATACctatgtgtgtgcatgtatatataGCAGCTAACACAGAAATATCTGTCAATGAAGCTCTTGCCCAGCTATGATGGCACAGAGTTGGCTTTGAAATGTTCAGATGACAAAGTCTCCCAGGTTTGCCCAGCTATGGCTCAGCCCACTGGTAATTGAAATATTTACCCAAGCACCAGCAAGGGCCATAAGCAGTGTTTATCAAGCTACACCCCCAAGCAGTGTGGTCTTGTCTTTCAGACACAGCCAGAGGACCCTTCAGCTACAAGGACCCTGGGGGTGGCTGGACCTGGCACAATGCCCCACACACCAGAGGAGTGGAAGAAAGGGTCAGCACTCAGTGCTCCACTTGATATTTGCCCCACCActtctctgtccctgtccccttaCCTGGTCACTCTCATACAGGGCCTGGAGTGGGCTGCGACCAGCCTTGCCTTGCCAGGTGGATCTCATATCTTCAGGGGCTGAAAAAGGAGTGAGGAAAATCAGAGGGGTTGGAAGGGTCTGCTTCCCATACTTTCTTTTGAGATGCCCAAATTGGGATAAGACAACCTCTCCCAAGAAGAAACAAACCCATTTTGCCCTGGAAGTGATGCTCAAGCAATGCTCTTCCCTCCCCCTTACTTTGTAACAAAATCTGCAGCTAGGATTCAAAAGGTCCAGACCTattttttatcaaataaaaCACCATAAATAAAGGTTACAATTACAATTTCAAGAGCAACTAGGAAAAGTTTGATCCATATGCTTTTGGGAAATGCCACTTTGTCCAGGCTGTATGTTTGAGGGAATGACCCAGAGGAGACAGGACCCTGCCAGCATTGCCACAGCCCTGTGAGGGGTGAGACAGCCCCTGTGCTTGGCAGAGATGAAGGGCAGATCCAAtactggcagctctgtgctgagccCCCACAGACTCAGAGTTTGCACTTCCAGGCTCAGAGACACGGACAGGAGCACACAAATTAGTCAGGTGCTTTGTCTGACTGGTAAATCTATTGAAGTTCTTATttgctatttatatttttttttcatcccttcTAAACCAGCTGCATCTCCTCTGGTGTTTGAAGCTGAAGACAGCCTTCCAGACAGTCCTtgccccctccctgccttgcAGATCAGCTGGTTCATTTTGGAGGTCCATTTGCAGCAGCACCAAACCCAAGGCTGGATGTGGCCAGCCATAAGTGCAGCACCAGAGACCCAATCAGTGACAGCTGCTCAAGTTCTTGTTCTCATAAATTATTTAGGGATGCAACCACCTTCCAGGCTAGGAAGCATCTGCTTCAGCTCAGCCTCTGAGGTCCCCTCAGGGACCTGTTCCCAGCAGAGTGGGGGCAGAACCATGTGGCCTGGATATCCCAAACCCAACGCAGGGAGCCAGCCAAGGCAGGGGCACAGGCCCTCACTTGCAGCAACCCTTTCAAGCAGCTCTTCCATCACTCACCCACCCTCTGCTTCTTGGCTCTGACTCTCTCCATTGGCAGAGGATGCCACGACAGTTTCCACATGACAAGTTTTTAACCATGGGGATTGTGCAGTCCTGGAGTTGGCTTCCACAGAAGGAATCACACCATGAGTTTTAAAATGGAGAATTATGTTTTTTCTGAAGGGGAAGATAGGACACATTGTTCAGGAAACTGTGGCCTGGGAGGCTCTTCCAGTCCTCCAAGTTCCTGGAAAAAGCATCTGCCACAAGACATTTCTGGCAACATGAAGGTTTCTAACAGAAGCTTTTTGCATGGTAGTTTGGGGCTCCGGATCTTTTCATTCACTGACCATCACATTTGTTATACAAGTCCCAGATGGCATCTGTACAACCAAAATaaccagaaggaaaaatccAGATCCTGCGTTCATTTTGACATGCTTGTATTTTGCTTAAATGAAAACTGCACCAAAGCACAAAGTCACCAGGGTCTCAGCTAAACATTATTCATTCCTGGAGCTGTAATTAGGAGGAAATGACTGCCTGACCTCACAAAATTTCATCAGCAGTGCCCGTACGCTTGCGCGTCCATGGGAAATGACACTTCCTGCAGCGCTGGATTGATCAAGATGTGACTCAACGAGAAGGTACAGTTTCTTCCTCAATCCTCTCTATCAGTTACCCCACAGGAGGGTGAAATAGCATCTGTGCCAGCGGGAGATAAGCAGAAAATCCAACGTACAGTTCTGGGCTGAGATGCTCATCCCAGAGGAGTCCCGTTTCACATTTCCAGGCTCAGCCCTCTGCAAATGACAGGGAATGAGACCTTGAATACTCAACTGACTGCAGCTCACATCTGCAAACACAGAGCACTGAACTTGAGCCCCTTTCCCCTTTGGCTGGGGCTGATAAACTCCTCTTGGATGTAGGACAGTAACCCTGCTGagggctgccagcagtgccttgCAGCAGACACTGCTCCTATATTTAGTAAAAACAATGTGGAGGCGTTTGTTTTTGAGATTAACACGTGCATCAGCCAGAACCTTTCTCATGGGGACAAGAAGCAAACCCCGGGTGGTTCAGGCTGACTTAAGGCTGTTAGAAATGCAAATAGTTcgtgctggtgctgcacagggCAGCATGGAAACGTCCTAGGGAAAGGCTTCAGTGCCTATTGCAGCATCAGGTCACGGCCCCAGAGGAGCGCTGGCTTGGCAGGAGGCTCTTCGGGCTCAACAAAAGGCAAATCTGCAGTaaagaggggagggagcagaggtCAGGTAGGTCACAGCCATGCTCTGACCTCTTCAGTCCTCTTTTTTTCAGAGGGACCTGCCTGGCCAGTGGCTGCAGCATCTCGCAGCACTCTTGCCAACAGCCCCAGCAGAAACGTTGCAGAATGGAtttcctccagcccttccccagcgCAAGATCTGGCAGAGAACAAGGAATCTTCTCTGGATAGCAGCAAACCCCCTGGGATCCCTGCTATGCTCTTGCTGTACAGggtcccagaaaaaaaagaggaagagattaaaaaaaaagggaaaaaaataatccctgCCAGGTTGCTCCCgtgcagctggaggaggctgggagtgctgagctggcaggggaAGACACCAGCACTCGGCTCTGGCTGCATCCTGAGGTCTGTGCGCTCCAAAGCGGTGACACCATCCCTGCCCAGGCGCTGCCAAACCCTCCAGAGCAAGGCCTGGCCTGGCAGCGGGTTTTGGGTTCTTACACGGCTCCACTGCAGGAAGTGTCCCCGCTCAGAAACTGTCTGCTCACACTACACAGGGCACCCCgaggagaaaagcagccaggatcccagctgggcagtgacagtgactTCTGGAGCCGGGGTTAAGCCCCGTGGCAGATGCAGCATGAGGAGAGCAGCATCTGCTGTGTCCCGTGGGATGGAGTGTCCATTCTCCATAAGGCTGGGTCAGAGCGGCTGCAGGTGTGTGAACAGAGACAAGTCCAAGCTGTCTGTGCCCAAAGCATCCCCAAAACATCTGGAATCACAGTGGTAAGCAGGCCAGGGCTACTGCAACCCACTTGAGCCAGCAGCAGGCTAGAGACAGTGATTTAAAGGAGTCCACCCCACTAAGATCAGCCTTTGACACCCAACAGCCCTGCCCCATGACCCCATGCTGTGGCTACCCCCTGttcaccagccccagcacctgcagcatcACTGCTCACATACTTACATGTAAATGCTCACATTTACACATCCCTCCTATTCCACTCATTCATGCTGAGAGAGAGTTAGGCATCCCATTCCCTGTACTATTGGTTTACCAAGCTCTGGAATGCCCATGGGACTCCCAAAAAGCTTGGGAAGGCCAAGGAGTACTGAAATAAATGACACTGTTGAGGAGGGAGTATCATGTGAGTGAGTTAAtggtttgttttgcattttggcACCATGGCCCTGAGTAGAGCAGGATATTCCATTGTGGAGGAGCTGCCAAGATCTTCGTATCTTGGATTTTCTCCTGACTTTATAGCTTGTTACTGAGGTTCCCAGATTCCACCACATGCAGTGGTAATCCTTGGAAATTTAGCATTGCCACAATTGCATCTGAAAGCAGGGACATCACTTAGCCAAGGCATATCAACTTTCTAAAGGGGAAAAAGCACCAACCCTTGGCAACTGCAGGATCACTATTTGGGTGAGAAGTATCAACACAGTGCATGTCTGTGATCCAAATCTGAAGTGTTTTTCACTGACACAGGCAGAAGGAAGTATCACATTTGTCCTCTGAATCTTCAAACAATGAGGCAAGGGCATAGGAGTGATGTGAAGCAGGAGACCAAAACCACTGTGCTAAGGCAAAGACACTGACCAGAAATCACTGCACAAGATGAGCTTGAAAGGAAGCTCAGGCCCATTTTTGAGTCTCCTATGTTACAAGGGCTTTCAGACTTTCTTTTGGAGCTTAAAAAGATATCacatttcctcctttctttcctcctgtaCCCCAGATTTCAGTGCTGTCCCACCACAGCTGAAGCTACTCTCCTGCAGTGTGACATCAACACCGCAGCAGGATCTGGGGCTTCAATGTCTTGCCAGCTATCCTTGGAAAAGGGAATAGATTTTAAAGCTGTGAATATTTAGGTGTACTAGCTGATTACAAAGACAGCCAGACGTGTGAGGTGAGGGAAAGACTGGATCATGCCTATTCCAGACTTCTGGATGCAGCACTGAAAGAATATGCTGTTTTGGCTGCAGACAGCCTTAAAAAGGGAGGGAGGTTCTCTGCAACCACAACAGCAAATCCAGTGTGTGAATTGAAGAGTTTGGCTTGGAGACAAGATTCAGGCAGCAACAAGCCTGCTAGGCTGACATCAGCATTACCCAGGCTTTAGAAAAcagtctgaagaaaagaaag
This region of Vidua chalybeata isolate OUT-0048 chromosome 12, bVidCha1 merged haplotype, whole genome shotgun sequence genomic DNA includes:
- the CHST13 gene encoding carbohydrate sulfotransferase 13 isoform X1, giving the protein MCPIFPFRKNIILHFKTHGVIPSVEANSRTAQSPWLKTCHVETVVASSANGESQSQEAEAPEDMRSTWQGKAGRSPLQALYESDQFEQSSLQAVHQQRREMLSNICSRYTRKRRLLQPDDLRHLVVDDTHGLLYCYVPKVACTNWKRVMMVLTGQGKYQDPLEIPAHEAHVPSNLRTLSEYSVPEINARLRSYLKFVFVREPFERLVSAYRNKFTLSYNTAFHKRYGTKIIRRHRQEPSDRALERGDDVRFEEFVYYLLDPRTQQEEPFNEHWERVHSLCHPCIIHYDVVGKYETLAEDANYILQLVGADTSVKFPASSKTTRTTDDMTAQFFQDISPFYQRRLFNLYKMDYLLFNYSIPSYLRIR
- the CHST13 gene encoding carbohydrate sulfotransferase 13 isoform X2 translates to MRRSRAPRLALAAGLGSLLLVLFYFQSSLSPAPEDMRSTWQGKAGRSPLQALYESDQFEQSSLQAVHQQRREMLSNICSRYTRKRRLLQPDDLRHLVVDDTHGLLYCYVPKVACTNWKRVMMVLTGQGKYQDPLEIPAHEAHVPSNLRTLSEYSVPEINARLRSYLKFVFVREPFERLVSAYRNKFTLSYNTAFHKRYGTKIIRRHRQEPSDRALERGDDVRFEEFVYYLLDPRTQQEEPFNEHWERVHSLCHPCIIHYDVVGKYETLAEDANYILQLVGADTSVKFPASSKTTRTTDDMTAQFFQDISPFYQRRLFNLYKMDYLLFNYSIPSYLRIR
- the CHST13 gene encoding carbohydrate sulfotransferase 13 isoform X3 encodes the protein MRSTWQGKAGRSPLQALYESDQFEQSSLQAVHQQRREMLSNICSRYTRKRRLLQPDDLRHLVVDDTHGLLYCYVPKVACTNWKRVMMVLTGQGKYQDPLEIPAHEAHVPSNLRTLSEYSVPEINARLRSYLKFVFVREPFERLVSAYRNKFTLSYNTAFHKRYGTKIIRRHRQEPSDRALERGDDVRFEEFVYYLLDPRTQQEEPFNEHWERVHSLCHPCIIHYDVVGKYETLAEDANYILQLVGADTSVKFPASSKTTRTTDDMTAQFFQDISPFYQRRLFNLYKMDYLLFNYSIPSYLRIR